Within the Enterococcus hirae ATCC 9790 genome, the region GAATCTGGATCATTTACGATCGATGATCCGATTTGTGTGATCGAAACGGAACAAGGCTTAAAAGAGCTGACGATGATGCAAAAATGGCCAGTACGTCGTGGTCGACCAATCAAACAAAAATTAAATCCAGATGTACCGATGATCACCGGTCAAAGGGTCATTGACACGTTTTTCCCAGTAACTAAAGGAGGAGCGGCAGCCGTTCCAGGTCCGTTTGGTGCAGGGAAGACAGTTGTGCAACACCAGATTGCTAAGTGGTCGGACGTAGATCTAGTGGTTTACGTTGGTTGTGGGGAACGAGGAAATGAAATGACGGATGTCGTCAATGAATTTCCTGAACTGATCGATCCAAATACAGGCGAGTCTTTGATGGAACGAACTGTGTTGATCGCTAATACATCGAACATGCCAGTAGCTGCTCGAGAAGCTTCTATTTATACGGGAATCACGATTGCCGAGTACTTCCGTGACATGGGGTATGATGTAGCAATCATGGCAGATTCCACTTCTCGTTGGGCAGAAGCACTGCGTGAAATGAGCGGACGTTTAGAAGAAATGCCTGGTGATGAAGGTTATCCCGCTTATCTGGGCTCTCGTCTAGCTGAATACTATGAACGTTCAGGACGTGTCATTGCTCTAGGCTCTGACCAACGTGAGGGCAGTATCACTGCCATCAGTGCGGTTTCTCCTTCTGGTGGAGATATCTCTGAACCAGTGACTCAAAATACCTTACGTGTGGTGAAGGTTTTCTGGGGATTAGATTCTAGTCTTGCTCAAAAAAGACATTTTCCATCGATTAACTGGATCCAAAGTTACTCATTATATTCAACAGAAGTTGGCAGATATATGGATCAAATCTTACAACAGGATTGGTCTGATATGGTAACTGAAGGCATGCGGATCTTGCAAGAAGAAGAACAATTAAATGAAATCGTGCGCTTGGTAGGGATCGATTCGCTTTCTGATAACGATCGCTTGACCCTTGAAGTAGCAAAATCGATTCGAGAAGACTATTTACAACAAAATGCTTTTGATGATGTAGATACGTTTACTTCAAGAGAAAAACAATTCAACATGTTGAAAGTTATTTTGACTTTTGGGAAAGAAGCTCGAAAAGCCTTATCGTTGGGAGCGTACTTCAATGAAATCATGGAAGGTACAGTAGCGGTCAGAGAACGCATTAGTCGGAGCAAGTATATTCCAGAAGAAGAGTTAGCCAAAATTAGTAGTATAAATGAAGAAATCAAAGAAACGATCCAATTGATTGTTTCAGAAGGAGGGATGACCGATGATTAAAGAATATCGTACAATCAAAGAAGTGGTCGGCCCTTTGATGGCAGTCGAAAAAGTTTCGGGAGTCAAATATGAAGAATTGATTGAAGTTCGGATGCAAAACGGCGAGATTCGTCGTGGACAAGTACTAGAAGTCCAAGAAGACAAAGCGATGGTTCAGATCTTTGAAGGAACCAGTGGAATCAATCTAAAAAATTCTTCCGTACGCTTTTTAGGACACCCTTTACAATTAGGAGTATCAGAAGACATGATCGGTCGGGTTTTTGATGGTCTTGGTCGACCAAAGGACAATGGACCTGAAATCTTGCCAGAAAAATATTTAGATATCAATGGCGAAGTAATCAATCCAATTGCCAGAGATTATCCCGATGAATTTATCCAAACAGGGATTTCAGCAATCGATCATTTGAATACATTAGTCCGTGGGCAAAAATTGCCGGTTTTTTCTGGCTCAGGTTTACCACACAAAGAGTTGGCTGCCCAAATTGCTCGCCAAGCAACTGTTTTGGATTCTTCCGATGATTTTGCTGTGGTTTTTGCTGCCATCGGTATTACTTTTGAAGAAGCCGAATTTTTTATGGAAGACTTTAGACAAACAGGTGCGATTGATCGCTCCGTTATGTTTATGAATTTAGCTAATGATCCAGCAATCGAACGAATCGCCACACCAAGAATGGCATTGACGGCCGCTGAATATTTAGCTTATGAAAAAGGCATGCACGTCTTAGTCATCATGACCGATATGACCAACTATGCAGAAGCGCTCAGAGAAATTTCGGCCGCACGTCGAGAAGTTCCTGGCCGTCGTGGTTATCCAGGCTATCTTTACACAAACTTAGCCACCTTATTTGAACGGGCTGGACGGATTAGAGGATTGAAAGGTTCTGTAACTCAAATTCCGATTTTGACGATGCCAGAAGATGATAAGACTCATCCGATTCCCGATTTGACGGGTTATATCACAGAAGGTCAGATCATTTTAACGAGAGAGCTTTATAAGAGTGGGATTCAACCACCGATCGATGTCTTGCCTTCTCTTTCACGGTTGAAGGACAAAGGAACAGGTGCTGGTAAAACGAGAGAAGACCACGCAGCAACGATGAACCAATTGTTTGCCGCCTATGCGCAAGGAAAACAAGCGAAGGAATTAGCTGTCGTTTTAGGTGAATCTGCCTTGTCAGATATTGATAAAATCTATGCAAAATTTGCGGAACGATTTGAAAACGAATATGTCAACCAAGGATTTTACACCAATCGGACAATCACAGAAACGCTTGACTTAGGCTGGGAACTGTTGGCGATGCTTCCAAGAACCGAGTTAAAACGAATCAAGGATGATTTACTGGATAAGTATTTGCCAGAAGGGAAGTGAGTTCCTTATGCGATTAAACGTCAATCCTACGAGAATGGAGCTAACTCGTTTAAAGAAACAATTAACGACAGCGACAAGGGGACACAAACTTTTAAAGGACAAACAAGATGAATTGATGCGTCAATTTATTTTACTGATCCGTAAAAATAATGAGTTACGCCAAGCAATAGAAAAAGAAACCCAAACAGCAATGAAAGATTTTGTCTTAGCAAAGTCAACAGTCGAAGAAGCTTTTATTGACGAACTTTTGGCATTACCAGCGGAAAACGTCTCAATTTCTGTAGTTGAGAAAAATATTATGAGTGTCAAAGTTCCCCTCATGAATTTTCAATACGATGAAACATTGAATGAGACACCATTAGAGTATGGCTATCTTCATTCTAATGCAGAGTTGGATCGTTCGATCGATGGTTTTACGCAGCTCTTACCAAAGCTTTTGAAGCTGGCAGAAGTTGAAAAAACATGTCAACTTATGGCTGAAGAGATCGAGAAAACCAGAAGAAGGGTCAATGCGTTGGAATATATGACGATTCCTCAATTGGAAGAAACGATTTATTATATTAAAATGAAGCTGGAAGAAAACGAACGAGCAGAAGTAACTCGCCTGATCAAAGTGAAAAATATGGGAACAGAAGAGTAAGGCTGATCCAATTCAGCATTCTAATGGCTTTTTTCATGATCAGAACAAATCGAATTTAGCGTAAGAAGAAAAAGTAGTCATTTATTTTTCTTCTTGCGCTCGTTTGCTTATAATGGAAAGAGGTCGTGAAAGAAGCGGTCAGCTCCGAGCGAATAAGAGAGGATTTTTTAAAATAGCTTCTCCTATTTTAGAAAATCATCGCTTATTGCCGAGTAGTTGCTTCACGCCAATGATTCATTTTGTACCTATTTATGATTGCAGAACAAAATGTCGTTCTGAGATCTTAGATAAAAATTAAGCATAAGGAATGACTATCATGAAAAAAAGAGTAAGAAAACGATTATCACCTGTCCAGCTAATTGCTGCTGGTTTTTTTATCTTGATCCTGTTTGGAGGTAGCTTACTGACGTTACCATTTTTTAGCCGCAGCGGAGAAAGCACCCATTTTATTGATGCCTTATTCACTGCAACCTCAGCTGTTTGTGTGACTGGTTTGACGACACTGAATACTGCGGAGCATTGGAATAGTGCAGGACAGTTTTTGATCATGACCTTGATTGAAATCGGTGGGTTAGGCTTTATGATGATCCCGATCCTCTTTTTTGCTATTGCGAAGAAAAAAATCAGTTTTAGTATGCGGATTGTGCTAAAGGAAGCCTTAAACCTTGAAGAGATGTCGGGTGTAATTAAGTTAATGATCTATATCTTAAAATTTGCGGTGGTGATCCAAGTAATCGGGGCGGTTGCTTTGAGTGTAGTTTTTATTCCTGAATTTGGTTGGGCTAAAGGAATCTGGTTTAGTATCTTTCATGCCGTTTCTAGTTTTTGTAATGCAGGATTTGATTTATTAGGAGACAGTTTACTCGCGGATCAAACAAATGTTTACCTGATCATGGTCGTTTCAGCGTTGATCATTGCAGGTGGATTAGGTTTTATTGTCTGGCGTGATATTCTAAGTTATCATCGCGTCAAAAAAATCACACTACATTCAAAAGTCGCCTTATCTGTAACTGCACTCTTATTAATTGGTGGATTTATTTTATTTCTCATCACTGAAAGAAATGGACTGACTTTAGTTAAAGGTACGTTTACAGAAAGATTAGCGAATACATTTTTTATGAGTGTGACACCAAGAACAGCAGGCTATTACTCTATTGATTATTTACAGATGAGTCATGCAGGATTGATTTTAACGATGTTTTTGATGTACATCGGAGGAACTTCTGGTTCGACAGCTGGAGGACTGAAAACTACGACATTAGGAATTTTATTGATCCAAATGCATGCCATGTTTA harbors:
- a CDS encoding V-type ATP synthase subunit B, with amino-acid sequence MIKEYRTIKEVVGPLMAVEKVSGVKYEELIEVRMQNGEIRRGQVLEVQEDKAMVQIFEGTSGINLKNSSVRFLGHPLQLGVSEDMIGRVFDGLGRPKDNGPEILPEKYLDINGEVINPIARDYPDEFIQTGISAIDHLNTLVRGQKLPVFSGSGLPHKELAAQIARQATVLDSSDDFAVVFAAIGITFEEAEFFMEDFRQTGAIDRSVMFMNLANDPAIERIATPRMALTAAEYLAYEKGMHVLVIMTDMTNYAEALREISAARREVPGRRGYPGYLYTNLATLFERAGRIRGLKGSVTQIPILTMPEDDKTHPIPDLTGYITEGQIILTRELYKSGIQPPIDVLPSLSRLKDKGTGAGKTREDHAATMNQLFAAYAQGKQAKELAVVLGESALSDIDKIYAKFAERFENEYVNQGFYTNRTITETLDLGWELLAMLPRTELKRIKDDLLDKYLPEGK
- a CDS encoding V-type ATP synthase subunit D, with translation MRLNVNPTRMELTRLKKQLTTATRGHKLLKDKQDELMRQFILLIRKNNELRQAIEKETQTAMKDFVLAKSTVEEAFIDELLALPAENVSISVVEKNIMSVKVPLMNFQYDETLNETPLEYGYLHSNAELDRSIDGFTQLLPKLLKLAEVEKTCQLMAEEIEKTRRRVNALEYMTIPQLEETIYYIKMKLEENERAEVTRLIKVKNMGTEE
- a CDS encoding TrkH family potassium uptake protein; this encodes MKKRVRKRLSPVQLIAAGFFILILFGGSLLTLPFFSRSGESTHFIDALFTATSAVCVTGLTTLNTAEHWNSAGQFLIMTLIEIGGLGFMMIPILFFAIAKKKISFSMRIVLKEALNLEEMSGVIKLMIYILKFAVVIQVIGAVALSVVFIPEFGWAKGIWFSIFHAVSSFCNAGFDLLGDSLLADQTNVYLIMVVSALIIAGGLGFIVWRDILSYHRVKKITLHSKVALSVTALLLIGGFILFLITERNGLTLVKGTFTERLANTFFMSVTPRTAGYYSIDYLQMSHAGLILTMFLMYIGGTSGSTAGGLKTTTLGILLIQMHAMFKGKTRAEAFGRTIRQAAVLRALTLFFVTLSLCVVAIMVLSVTETIPKTSGIEYIAFEVFSAFGTVGLTMGLTPDLTLIGKLVIISLMYIGRVGIMTVVFSLLVKANRAEANYKYPEESIMLG
- a CDS encoding V-type ATP synthase subunit A, which gives rise to MQIGKIIKVSGPLVMAENMSEASIQDMCLVGDLGVIGEIIEMRQDVASIQVYEETSGIGPGEPVRSTGEALSVELGPGIISQMFDGIQRPLDTFMEVTQSNFLGRGVQLPALDHEKQWWFEATIEEGTEVSAGDIIGYVDETKIIQHKIMVPNGIKGTVQKIESGSFTIDDPICVIETEQGLKELTMMQKWPVRRGRPIKQKLNPDVPMITGQRVIDTFFPVTKGGAAAVPGPFGAGKTVVQHQIAKWSDVDLVVYVGCGERGNEMTDVVNEFPELIDPNTGESLMERTVLIANTSNMPVAAREASIYTGITIAEYFRDMGYDVAIMADSTSRWAEALREMSGRLEEMPGDEGYPAYLGSRLAEYYERSGRVIALGSDQREGSITAISAVSPSGGDISEPVTQNTLRVVKVFWGLDSSLAQKRHFPSINWIQSYSLYSTEVGRYMDQILQQDWSDMVTEGMRILQEEEQLNEIVRLVGIDSLSDNDRLTLEVAKSIREDYLQQNAFDDVDTFTSREKQFNMLKVILTFGKEARKALSLGAYFNEIMEGTVAVRERISRSKYIPEEELAKISSINEEIKETIQLIVSEGGMTDD